The following proteins are co-located in the Nitrospira sp. genome:
- a CDS encoding aspartate kinase — MALIVHKYGGTSVGNIERIHRVAERVERAQKDGHQVVVVLSAMSGETDRLLKLAHEATGSPDERELDMLLSTGERVTIALLAMELRGRGVNARSFTGRQVGIHTDSAHTKARISRVTAERIKEALAGGVIPVVAGFQGINASSDVTTLGRGGSDLTAVALAAALKADRCIIYTDVDGVYTADPNIVPAARRLDKISYEEMLEMASLGAKVLQSRSVEFAAKYSVPVEVNSSFKEGKGTLVTREDADMEGVLVSGVTGDRNQAKITIVGVPDRPGIAAQVFGSVANANIVVDMIIQNVSQASMTDISFTVPKADLRKAVDLVQRLSQEIGARSVAVTESIAKVSLIGVGMRSHSGVAAKMFEVLSREGVNIMMISTSEIKISCVIEEKYLELAMRTLHTAFGLDRVSAPALG, encoded by the coding sequence GTGGCACTCATTGTTCACAAATACGGCGGCACGTCGGTCGGAAATATTGAGCGGATTCATCGGGTCGCTGAACGAGTCGAGCGCGCGCAGAAGGACGGGCATCAGGTCGTCGTGGTGCTGTCGGCTATGAGCGGCGAAACTGATCGATTGCTCAAGCTGGCACATGAAGCGACCGGCTCCCCGGATGAGCGTGAACTGGACATGTTGCTTTCAACAGGCGAGCGGGTCACCATCGCGCTCCTCGCCATGGAGCTTCGGGGGCGAGGAGTGAACGCCCGGTCTTTCACGGGCCGGCAGGTCGGCATTCATACTGACAGCGCCCATACCAAGGCGAGAATTTCCCGTGTCACGGCCGAACGGATCAAGGAAGCGCTCGCCGGGGGCGTCATTCCAGTTGTGGCTGGGTTCCAAGGCATCAATGCCAGCTCGGACGTCACGACGCTGGGACGGGGCGGATCCGATTTGACGGCGGTTGCCTTAGCCGCCGCGCTCAAGGCCGATCGCTGTATTATCTACACGGATGTGGATGGCGTATACACCGCTGATCCGAACATCGTGCCGGCTGCACGTCGCCTGGACAAGATTTCCTATGAAGAAATGCTGGAGATGGCCAGTCTCGGGGCGAAAGTCCTCCAGAGTCGCTCGGTTGAGTTTGCGGCGAAATATTCCGTTCCGGTGGAAGTCAATTCAAGCTTCAAGGAAGGAAAGGGAACGCTCGTGACACGTGAAGATGCCGATATGGAAGGGGTCCTGGTGTCGGGTGTGACGGGAGACCGCAATCAGGCCAAGATTACGATTGTCGGAGTGCCGGATCGCCCGGGCATTGCAGCCCAAGTGTTCGGGTCCGTTGCCAATGCCAATATCGTCGTCGACATGATCATTCAAAACGTCAGCCAAGCCTCCATGACCGACATTTCGTTTACGGTGCCGAAGGCGGATTTGCGCAAGGCGGTAGATCTCGTCCAGCGGTTATCGCAGGAGATCGGCGCCCGATCGGTTGCGGTAACCGAATCAATCGCCAAGGTGTCGCTCATCGGCGTGGGCATGCGGTCGCACTCAGGCGTGGCGGCGAAGATGTTTGAGGTGTTGTCACGCGAAGGCGTGAACATCATGATGATCAGCACCTCCGAAATCAAAATCTCCTGCGTCATCGAGGAAAAGTATTTGGAATTGGCGATGCGCACGCTCCACACGGCGTTCGGGTTGGATCGCGTGTCGGCGCCCGCGCTGGGCTGA
- a CDS encoding homoserine dehydrogenase, whose protein sequence is MKTEIGVGLIGFGTVGTGVARVLIENADLIRRRVGVPITLVRIADLDITRDRGIAIPPGVLTTDIQQVLADPRVDIVIELMGGYDVAKRVILDTVQRGKHVVTANKALLAVHGEEIFAAASRQGVDLGFEASVGGGIPVIRALTEGLAANNIQSIYGIINGTSNYILSRMTSEGQRFDVVLDEAKRAGYAEADPTFDVAGIDSAHKLTIMVSLAYGTPVNFKDIYTEGITALTPLDIAYAKEFGFTIKLLAIAKFSDGEIEARVHPTMVPSASQIAKVDGVYNAIQLVGDAVEDVVLYGRGAGSMPTGSAVVSDVMSIARDVLKHATGRVPPASYQPDQRRPLRMRPMEEITSLYYIRFMVLDRPGVLSQIAGVLGHYGISISSVLQQGRKEGQTVPVVIMTHMAKERDIQNALREINPMPYISEPTTLIRVEGRDE, encoded by the coding sequence ATGAAGACTGAGATCGGAGTAGGATTAATCGGCTTCGGCACCGTCGGGACCGGCGTGGCGAGAGTGCTGATCGAAAATGCGGACTTGATCCGCCGGCGGGTGGGCGTGCCCATCACGTTGGTTCGCATTGCGGATTTGGATATCACGCGTGATCGAGGCATCGCGATCCCGCCGGGCGTGTTGACCACGGACATCCAGCAGGTGCTCGCGGACCCGCGTGTGGACATCGTCATCGAATTGATGGGCGGCTATGACGTGGCGAAACGCGTCATCTTGGACACAGTGCAACGAGGCAAGCACGTTGTGACAGCCAATAAGGCGCTGTTGGCCGTGCATGGGGAGGAGATTTTTGCCGCGGCGTCCCGTCAAGGCGTTGATCTCGGATTCGAAGCGAGCGTCGGAGGCGGCATCCCGGTTATTCGTGCACTGACCGAAGGATTGGCCGCGAACAATATTCAGTCGATTTACGGCATTATCAACGGCACATCGAACTACATTTTGAGCCGAATGACCAGTGAAGGGCAGCGGTTCGATGTGGTGTTGGACGAGGCGAAACGGGCCGGCTATGCCGAAGCCGATCCCACGTTTGATGTGGCGGGGATCGATTCGGCGCATAAGCTGACGATCATGGTCAGTCTGGCCTATGGCACCCCCGTCAATTTCAAGGACATCTATACGGAGGGGATTACCGCGCTGACGCCCCTCGATATTGCCTACGCCAAAGAATTCGGGTTCACCATCAAGCTGTTGGCCATCGCCAAGTTTTCCGATGGAGAAATTGAAGCGCGCGTACATCCCACGATGGTTCCCTCTGCATCGCAAATTGCGAAGGTGGATGGGGTCTACAATGCCATTCAGTTGGTCGGCGATGCCGTGGAAGACGTGGTGCTGTATGGACGTGGCGCAGGATCGATGCCGACCGGCAGTGCGGTGGTGAGTGACGTGATGTCCATTGCGCGCGACGTGCTCAAGCATGCGACGGGACGTGTGCCGCCGGCGTCCTATCAGCCGGATCAACGCCGGCCATTGCGGATGCGGCCGATGGAGGAAATCACCTCGCTGTACTATATCCGGTTCATGGTCTTGGATCGGCCGGGGGTCTTGTCGCAGATTGCCGGGGTGTTGGGCCATTACGGCATCAGCATTTCCTCCGTCTTGCAGCAGGGACGCAAGGAAGGGCAGACTGTGCCGGTGGTCATCATGACGCACATGGCCAAAGAGCGGGATATTCAAAACGCGCTCCGCGAAATCAACCCGATGCCGTATATCTCCGAGCCAACAACGCTGATTCGTGTTGAGGGGCGTGACGAATGA
- a CDS encoding integration host factor subunit alpha produces the protein MRKADIANEIFKQVGVSKNDAADIVELVLNLLKGVLQKGDAVKIAGFGNFVVRSKGARKGRNPRTGEEIGITPRRVVTFRPSQVFKKYVNS, from the coding sequence ATGAGAAAGGCGGATATCGCGAACGAAATCTTCAAGCAGGTTGGAGTGTCTAAAAACGATGCAGCCGATATCGTCGAACTTGTGCTCAATCTGCTGAAGGGCGTGCTTCAGAAAGGCGATGCGGTCAAGATTGCGGGATTTGGAAATTTTGTTGTTCGAAGCAAAGGGGCCCGGAAGGGACGCAATCCGCGAACCGGCGAAGAAATCGGCATTACTCCCCGTCGGGTGGTGACGTTTCGTCCCAGTCAGGTCTTTAAAAAGTACGTCAATTCCTAA
- a CDS encoding citramalate synthase produces the protein MPSLTAAQASVLEIYDTTLRDGAQAEDVSFSVEDKLRVAQQLDALGVHFIEGGWPGANPKDIEFFRQIKTIPFRNATVVAFGSTRKASNSVRKDKNLQALLDSGTPTITLFGKSWSFQVTDALGIALAKNLELIEDSIHYLRSKNRRVFYDAEHFFDGYKANPDYALQTIRRAIAGGAERVILCDTNGGTMPWEIREICRVVKQECPVPLGIHAHNDSEMAVANSLVAVESGILQVQGTINGIGERCGNANLCSIIPNLQLKMQRPALGNNLAHLKDVSGFVTEIANLMPNKRQPYVGDAAFAHKGGVHIHAVLKNAATYEHIDPVVVGNRRRILVSDYAGRSGLLEKVEAYGISLTKNHAKVQELVETLKERESQGYQFEGAEGSFELLMRKAMGSHRPSFQLLGFRVIVEKKQEHGLLLSEATVMVKVGDVVEHTAAVGAGPVNALDHALRKALEKFYPQLREVKLLDYKVRVLSAEKGTESKVRVLIESGDHKDKWGTVGVSENIMEASWQALADSIEYKLLLTGR, from the coding sequence GTGCCGAGCCTCACCGCCGCCCAGGCGTCGGTGCTCGAAATTTACGACACCACATTACGGGACGGTGCCCAGGCGGAAGACGTGAGTTTCTCCGTGGAGGATAAGCTCCGCGTGGCGCAGCAGCTCGACGCACTTGGTGTGCACTTCATTGAGGGCGGATGGCCGGGGGCGAATCCCAAAGATATTGAGTTTTTCCGGCAAATCAAAACCATCCCATTCCGAAATGCGACCGTGGTGGCATTCGGCTCGACGCGCAAGGCCAGCAACTCAGTTCGCAAAGACAAGAATCTCCAAGCGCTGCTCGATTCAGGCACGCCGACCATTACCCTCTTCGGAAAGAGCTGGTCGTTTCAGGTGACGGATGCGCTGGGCATTGCCCTCGCAAAGAACCTGGAACTCATTGAAGATTCCATTCACTATTTGCGATCTAAGAATCGGCGGGTCTTTTATGACGCCGAGCATTTTTTCGACGGCTATAAGGCCAATCCCGATTATGCGCTCCAAACCATTCGCCGGGCGATTGCCGGCGGCGCCGAGCGTGTCATCTTATGTGATACGAACGGCGGCACCATGCCCTGGGAGATTCGCGAAATTTGCCGGGTGGTGAAGCAGGAGTGTCCCGTGCCGCTCGGTATCCATGCGCACAATGACAGCGAGATGGCTGTGGCGAATTCGCTGGTCGCGGTGGAGTCGGGGATTTTGCAGGTGCAGGGCACGATCAACGGAATCGGCGAGCGCTGTGGAAACGCCAACCTGTGCTCCATCATTCCGAACTTGCAATTGAAGATGCAACGACCGGCGCTTGGCAATAACCTGGCGCACTTGAAAGACGTGTCAGGTTTTGTAACCGAAATCGCCAACCTCATGCCGAATAAGCGGCAGCCGTATGTCGGAGATGCGGCGTTTGCTCACAAGGGTGGTGTGCATATTCACGCCGTGCTCAAGAATGCCGCGACCTACGAGCACATTGATCCCGTCGTCGTCGGGAACCGTCGCCGCATTCTCGTCTCGGACTATGCGGGCCGCAGTGGATTGTTGGAAAAAGTCGAGGCCTATGGCATTTCGTTGACCAAGAACCATGCGAAGGTCCAAGAGCTGGTGGAGACGCTGAAGGAACGGGAAAGCCAGGGCTATCAATTCGAAGGGGCGGAAGGGTCGTTTGAATTGCTGATGCGAAAGGCGATGGGAAGTCATCGTCCCTCGTTCCAGTTGTTGGGTTTCCGGGTGATCGTGGAAAAGAAGCAGGAGCATGGCCTGCTGCTGTCGGAAGCGACCGTCATGGTGAAGGTCGGCGATGTGGTCGAACACACCGCGGCTGTGGGAGCCGGTCCGGTGAATGCGCTCGACCATGCGCTTCGTAAGGCATTGGAGAAATTTTACCCGCAGCTGCGTGAAGTGAAGCTACTCGATTATAAAGTGCGGGTGCTGTCGGCGGAAAAGGGAACGGAATCGAAGGTGCGGGTGTTGATCGAATCCGGAGATCATAAAGACAAGTGGGGCACAGTCGGGGTGTCAGAAAACATCATGGAAGCCAGCTGGCAAGCGCTCGCCGACAGCATCGAATATAAATTGCTGCTCACCGGCCGTTAA
- a CDS encoding DedA family protein, with amino-acid sequence MSGLIEWLIEVLGRFVIATISTFGYTGIVITMAIESACIPLPSEIIMPFSGYLVSTGQFSLLGVTLAGAVGNVLGSLVAYYVGVWGGRPFVERYGRYVLISQHDVDVADRWFAKHGEAAVLIGRLLPVVRTFISLPAGIARMDIWKFVLYSFVGALPFCYALAYVGLKMGEHWNELHQYFHHADLVIGLCLAVGLGYFLWSHWPKRRASVE; translated from the coding sequence ATGAGCGGCCTGATCGAGTGGTTGATCGAAGTGCTGGGTCGATTCGTGATCGCGACGATCTCAACGTTTGGCTACACCGGCATTGTGATTACGATGGCGATTGAAAGCGCCTGCATTCCCCTGCCGAGTGAAATCATCATGCCGTTTTCCGGCTACCTGGTTTCCACCGGACAATTCTCGTTGTTGGGTGTGACGCTGGCCGGCGCAGTCGGGAATGTGTTGGGGTCCTTAGTCGCATATTATGTGGGCGTCTGGGGTGGACGTCCGTTTGTCGAGCGGTATGGGCGGTATGTACTCATCTCGCAGCATGACGTGGATGTGGCCGACCGGTGGTTTGCCAAGCATGGCGAGGCCGCGGTGTTGATCGGTCGGCTCCTGCCCGTCGTCCGGACGTTCATCTCTCTCCCTGCAGGCATCGCGCGCATGGATATCTGGAAATTCGTGTTGTATTCGTTTGTCGGGGCGCTGCCCTTCTGTTACGCGTTGGCCTATGTGGGATTGAAGATGGGCGAGCATTGGAATGAGCTGCATCAATATTTCCACCACGCGGATCTGGTGATCGGGTTGTGTCTCGCCGTGGGCCTCGGGTATTTTCTCTGGTCGCATTGGCCGAAGCGCCGCGCGTCTGTGGAGTAG
- a CDS encoding MerR family transcriptional regulator → MGNEPRLGSQVFYKIGEVSKLSKLPAYVLRFWESEFSFLKPKKSRGNQRLYVQRDVDTVLEIKRMLYDEGHTLAGVKRYWARRGRASVKKSGSRKELAQRVRGDLQAIIRLIDSHSA, encoded by the coding sequence ATGGGGAATGAGCCCAGACTGGGAAGTCAGGTTTTTTATAAAATCGGCGAAGTCAGCAAGCTGTCCAAGTTGCCGGCGTATGTCTTGCGGTTTTGGGAATCGGAGTTTAGCTTCCTCAAGCCAAAGAAGAGCCGCGGCAATCAGCGATTGTATGTGCAGCGTGATGTGGATACTGTATTGGAAATCAAGCGGATGCTCTATGATGAAGGGCATACGCTGGCTGGGGTGAAGCGCTACTGGGCTCGGCGAGGACGGGCATCCGTGAAGAAAAGCGGGTCGCGGAAAGAGCTGGCCCAGCGTGTCCGCGGCGATCTCCAGGCAATTATCCGGTTGATTGATTCACATTCAGCATGA
- the surE gene encoding 5'/3'-nucleotidase SurE, producing MARVRILVTNDDGIASPGIHAVAAALGALGEVWIVAPDRERTAVGHAVTLHKPLRITKMGSRMFMVNGTPVDCVNLALAKILPDQPALLVSGINRGVNLGDDVMYSGTVSGALEGTILGIPSLAVSQEGEDIFRFEVGARYAARVAAEVLAHGLPPETILNVNIPDVPLRGIKGVKVTCLSRRRFNNPIVEKVDPRGRKYYWIAGTRQSWSRQKDADHEALARQMVSVTPIRLDTTHHALLDHFKAWEGTLSSPLGGRIPARRRVPRRSRA from the coding sequence GTGGCGCGTGTACGGATTCTTGTAACCAACGATGATGGGATTGCGTCCCCCGGCATCCATGCGGTGGCCGCCGCACTCGGTGCGCTGGGGGAGGTCTGGATTGTCGCGCCGGATCGTGAGCGGACTGCCGTCGGGCATGCGGTCACGCTGCACAAGCCGCTCCGCATCACAAAAATGGGTTCCCGGATGTTCATGGTCAATGGCACTCCTGTGGATTGTGTCAATCTGGCGCTTGCGAAAATCTTGCCGGATCAGCCGGCTCTTCTCGTGTCAGGGATCAATCGCGGTGTGAACCTCGGCGATGATGTCATGTATTCCGGGACCGTGTCAGGGGCTCTGGAAGGTACGATTCTGGGTATTCCTTCTCTGGCCGTGTCTCAGGAGGGGGAGGACATATTTCGTTTTGAGGTCGGGGCCCGCTATGCGGCCCGGGTGGCGGCGGAGGTGCTGGCGCATGGCTTGCCGCCGGAAACCATCCTGAACGTCAATATCCCTGACGTTCCCCTACGCGGAATCAAGGGGGTGAAGGTGACCTGTCTCAGTCGGCGCCGTTTCAACAATCCTATCGTCGAGAAAGTCGATCCGAGGGGGCGGAAGTATTACTGGATCGCCGGCACGCGGCAATCGTGGAGCCGGCAGAAAGATGCCGATCATGAGGCCTTGGCTCGCCAGATGGTCTCGGTGACGCCGATCCGCCTGGATACGACCCATCACGCCCTGTTGGATCACTTCAAGGCCTGGGAGGGGACACTTTCGAGCCCGCTTGGGGGACGGATCCCAGCGCGTCGGCGTGTGCCGAGAAGGTCTCGCGCATGA
- a CDS encoding threonine synthase, giving the protein MSRWRGIIEEYRKFLPVTAQTPVITLGEGNTPLIRAARLAKKIAPGVDLYLKYEGMNPTGSFKDRGMTMAISKAVEGGAKAVICASTGNTSASAAAYGARAGIAVYVLIPAGKIALGKLSQAMMHQATVIQVEGNFDQALTIVKELSATYPVELVNSLNPFRIEGQKTAAMEICDDLGDAPTLHVLPVGNAGNITAYWNGYREYRAANQTTRLPRMMGFQAAGAAPIVLGHVVEAPQTVATAIRIGNPASWQSALSAVKESSGAIDMVTDEEILHAYALVAREEGVFCEPASATSVAGVIKLRQAGQLKEGATVVCTLTGHGLKDADTAIGISRQPQTVKATRDDVARLLHV; this is encoded by the coding sequence ATGAGCCGCTGGCGTGGCATTATCGAAGAGTACCGGAAGTTCCTGCCCGTGACGGCTCAGACGCCCGTCATCACGCTCGGGGAGGGCAACACCCCGCTCATCCGCGCGGCGCGGCTGGCCAAAAAGATCGCCCCTGGGGTGGATCTCTATCTCAAGTATGAGGGCATGAATCCCACGGGATCCTTCAAGGATCGCGGCATGACGATGGCCATTTCCAAAGCGGTCGAGGGCGGGGCGAAAGCCGTCATATGTGCCTCCACGGGCAATACGTCCGCATCGGCCGCCGCCTATGGCGCCCGGGCGGGCATTGCTGTGTATGTGCTCATTCCGGCCGGCAAAATCGCGCTCGGGAAGTTGTCGCAGGCCATGATGCACCAAGCCACGGTGATTCAGGTCGAGGGAAACTTCGATCAAGCCTTGACGATCGTCAAGGAGCTGTCGGCCACGTATCCTGTTGAGTTGGTCAACTCGCTTAACCCCTTCCGGATCGAAGGCCAGAAAACAGCCGCGATGGAAATTTGCGATGACCTCGGTGATGCCCCGACTCTCCATGTACTTCCTGTAGGCAATGCGGGTAATATCACCGCCTATTGGAATGGGTATCGCGAATATCGGGCTGCCAACCAGACGACGCGGCTGCCGCGCATGATGGGATTTCAAGCTGCCGGGGCTGCGCCGATCGTGTTGGGTCACGTGGTGGAGGCGCCGCAAACCGTGGCGACGGCCATCCGCATCGGTAATCCCGCCAGTTGGCAATCGGCGTTGAGTGCGGTGAAAGAATCCTCCGGCGCGATTGATATGGTGACAGATGAAGAAATTTTGCACGCCTACGCCCTGGTGGCTCGCGAAGAAGGCGTGTTTTGCGAACCGGCTTCCGCCACGTCCGTCGCCGGTGTGATTAAGTTACGCCAAGCCGGGCAATTAAAGGAAGGTGCGACGGTCGTCTGTACGTTGACCGGACATGGTTTGAAAGATGCCGATACAGCGATTGGTATTTCACGTCAGCCCCAAACGGTGAAAGCAACCCGCGATGATGTGGCCCGCCTCCTTCATGTCTGA